In a single window of the Nocardioides massiliensis genome:
- a CDS encoding META domain-containing protein: MTDTGNHHLSEQLERAAGRVQVGPPPVDDMVDAAARVRRRNRDGAVVVVVATLALVVGGIGLAVRNGEAPRPPVAGEDRAATGTDADTATVFLPDPATEQREGGCRTWSGLRPEVVSIPGTGDRAQHALQALVSAPDSASHPIGVFSRQDGATYTVRSVVHDGSVITVDIDMDPWDPWPTASLVCAPHGELAIQQVVRTAQAALDSDDPVLLTVNGAPARGMWMYPLNGPAAASATIRNGEGVLEGTWDVVGLVGDSRSSVMPSELQGKVTLTFDDGELLGFTGCNWLQSTYSHRRNDEDGQRLKIEISTVTRAACDVEAPLLDRLNAVRFTTVADGYRYLHAENGMIVAQLRRR; encoded by the coding sequence ATGACCGACACCGGCAACCACCACCTCAGCGAACAGCTCGAGCGCGCCGCCGGGCGCGTCCAGGTCGGACCGCCGCCCGTGGATGACATGGTCGATGCTGCAGCACGGGTCCGTCGGCGGAACCGCGACGGCGCCGTGGTGGTGGTGGTGGCGACGCTGGCCCTCGTGGTCGGCGGCATTGGGCTCGCGGTCCGAAACGGCGAAGCGCCGCGTCCTCCTGTCGCGGGTGAGGACCGTGCCGCCACCGGCACCGACGCCGACACAGCAACCGTGTTCCTCCCGGATCCGGCGACCGAACAGCGAGAAGGTGGGTGCCGCACCTGGTCGGGGCTGCGACCCGAGGTCGTGTCCATTCCGGGCACCGGTGATCGCGCACAACATGCCCTCCAAGCTCTCGTGTCGGCTCCCGACTCGGCGTCGCACCCCATCGGTGTCTTCTCCCGGCAAGACGGGGCGACCTACACCGTACGCTCGGTCGTGCACGACGGCTCGGTGATCACCGTCGACATCGACATGGACCCGTGGGACCCCTGGCCGACCGCATCTTTGGTCTGCGCACCTCACGGGGAGTTGGCGATTCAGCAGGTCGTCCGGACCGCCCAGGCGGCGCTCGACTCCGACGACCCGGTGCTGCTCACTGTCAACGGCGCACCTGCGCGTGGCATGTGGATGTACCCACTGAACGGCCCGGCGGCTGCCTCAGCAACCATCCGGAACGGAGAGGGAGTGCTGGAGGGGACCTGGGACGTCGTCGGTCTCGTGGGTGATTCTCGTTCGTCGGTGATGCCCTCAGAACTTCAAGGGAAGGTGACGCTGACGTTCGACGACGGCGAGCTCCTCGGGTTCACCGGTTGCAACTGGTTGCAAAGCACCTACAGCCACCGCCGCAACGACGAGGACGGGCAGCGGTTGAAAATCGAGATCTCTACGGTCACCCGGGCCGCGTGCGATGTGGAAGCACCGCTTCTCGACCGTCTCAACGCAGTGCGTTTCACCACCGTGGCTGACGGATACCGCTACCTGCACGCCGAGAACGGGATGATCGTCGCTCAACTTCGGCGGCGATGA
- a CDS encoding shikimate kinase → MSAATPAVRPLVVLVGPMGAGKTTVGRMLAQAAGVGFRDTDADVETRAGKPVSEIFVDDGEAAFRELERDAVVTALGEHDGVLALGGGAVMTPAIRDALADHRVVFLQVGLADAVKRVGMGTGRPLLLGNVRARVKQLLDERTPVYESVATHVVDTDGRDAADVAALVRELLEEKR, encoded by the coding sequence GTGAGCGCCGCGACGCCCGCCGTGCGCCCGCTGGTCGTCCTCGTCGGCCCGATGGGGGCCGGCAAGACGACCGTCGGACGGATGCTCGCGCAGGCGGCCGGGGTCGGCTTCCGCGACACCGACGCCGACGTCGAGACCCGCGCCGGCAAGCCGGTCTCGGAGATCTTCGTCGACGACGGTGAGGCCGCCTTCCGCGAGCTGGAGCGCGACGCCGTCGTCACGGCGCTCGGCGAGCACGACGGCGTGCTCGCGCTGGGTGGGGGAGCCGTGATGACGCCGGCCATCCGCGACGCACTCGCCGACCACCGGGTGGTCTTCTTGCAGGTCGGTCTGGCCGACGCGGTCAAGCGCGTCGGGATGGGCACCGGCCGTCCGCTCCTGCTCGGCAACGTCCGCGCCCGCGTCAAGCAGCTGCTCGACGAGCGCACCCCGGTCTATGAGTCCGTGGCCACCCACGTCGTCGACACCGACGGCCGGGACGCCGCGGACGTCGCCGCGCTGGTGCGAGAGCTCCTGGAGGAGAAGCGATGA
- a CDS encoding HNH endonuclease signature motif containing protein, translating to MAEISGSQMVDRGGALHVVGRPSHPILTCAARVREALDEVADIDPLFATTEAKKAMLTELTELADRMVALRNDVLAAADDVAADTAARRTANWVADSTREHPGRVARAQDLGETLRVRYQVLGAAVRDGRVRMSQAEIVVKALDKAPPSVSRELRKRAEADLVELAQKWGPKALTRLADRVWSHLDPEGFADHEREQLDKELREAEAATKMTIRHRGDGTADITARIPRHYAKRLRGYLEAFTAPRRETALTAAGVSIFGIESVATTDEATGAKLSHERVLGEAFCAFLDAYDPNKLPQHGGMATTIIVRIDLDDLRDGLGVGLLPDDGTIPVSEVRRYACTAGIVPAVLDGEGEVLDLGRTQRLFSAAQRKALALKYPSCAAQGCTIPARWCEAHHAGDPWCEGGRTDLDEGVLLCSWHHHRVHDPTYENTRHVDGSYRFHRRT from the coding sequence ATGGCAGAAATCTCGGGTAGCCAGATGGTGGATCGGGGCGGTGCGCTGCATGTTGTCGGGCGTCCGTCGCACCCGATCCTGACCTGCGCTGCTCGGGTACGCGAAGCCCTCGACGAGGTCGCCGACATCGACCCGTTGTTCGCCACCACCGAGGCCAAGAAGGCCATGCTCACCGAGCTCACCGAGCTCGCGGACCGGATGGTGGCGTTGCGCAACGACGTCCTCGCCGCCGCCGATGACGTCGCAGCTGACACTGCCGCTCGGCGTACCGCCAACTGGGTCGCCGACTCCACCCGCGAGCACCCCGGACGTGTCGCGCGTGCCCAGGACCTCGGCGAAACCCTCCGCGTCCGCTACCAGGTGCTGGGTGCCGCGGTGCGCGACGGGCGAGTCCGGATGAGCCAGGCCGAGATCGTCGTCAAAGCCCTCGACAAAGCACCACCCTCGGTCTCGCGCGAGCTCCGCAAGCGCGCCGAGGCCGACCTGGTCGAACTGGCACAGAAGTGGGGACCCAAAGCGCTCACCCGGCTCGCCGACCGCGTCTGGTCCCACCTCGATCCCGAAGGGTTCGCCGACCACGAGCGCGAACAGCTCGACAAGGAGCTGCGCGAGGCCGAGGCCGCCACGAAGATGACGATCCGCCACCGCGGGGACGGCACCGCCGACATCACCGCGCGGATCCCGCGGCACTACGCCAAGCGGCTGCGCGGCTACCTGGAGGCGTTCACCGCACCCCGACGCGAAACAGCCCTGACCGCTGCCGGGGTCAGCATCTTCGGCATCGAGTCCGTCGCCACCACCGACGAGGCCACCGGCGCGAAGCTGTCACACGAGCGGGTGCTGGGCGAGGCGTTCTGCGCGTTCCTCGACGCCTACGACCCCAACAAGCTCCCCCAGCACGGCGGGATGGCCACCACGATCATCGTGCGTATCGATCTCGACGACCTGCGCGACGGACTCGGTGTCGGGCTCCTGCCTGATGACGGCACGATCCCGGTCTCCGAGGTCCGCCGCTACGCCTGCACCGCCGGCATCGTCCCCGCCGTGCTCGATGGTGAGGGTGAGGTCCTGGACCTGGGTCGCACCCAGCGGTTGTTCTCCGCCGCGCAACGCAAGGCACTGGCGTTGAAGTACCCCTCGTGTGCCGCGCAGGGGTGCACGATCCCCGCCCGCTGGTGCGAGGCACACCATGCCGGGGATCCCTGGTGCGAGGGCGGGCGCACCGACCTCGACGAAGGCGTCCTGCTCTGCTCCTGGCACCATCACCGCGTCCACGACCCCACGTACGAGAACACCCGCCACGTGGATGGCTCATACCGGTTCCACAGACGGACATAG
- the aroC gene encoding chorismate synthase — translation MLRWLTAGESHGPALVAILEGLPAHVEVTTEDISDALARRRLGYGRGARMKFEADGVRVIGGLRHGRTQGGPVAIEVGNTEWPKWERVMAADPIDPAELESLARNAPLTRPRPGHADLVGMQKYAFEDARPILERASARETAARVALGTVASKFLQQTVGARIVSHVVALGGVKAPYGLVPDPDDVAKLDADPVRCLDPEASAAMVARIDQAHKDGDTLGGVVEVAVHGLPPGLGSHVHGDRRLDARLAGALMGIQAIKGVELGDGFDLAHVPGSEAHDEIVDEGQGIRRVTGRSGGIEGGMSTGEVLRVRAAMKPIATVPRALRTVDVATGEATVAHHQRSDVCAVPAAGIVAEAMVALVLAEAVVEKFGGDSVMETRRNAESYLDTLRYR, via the coding sequence ATGCTGCGTTGGTTGACTGCGGGCGAGTCCCACGGACCTGCTCTGGTCGCGATCCTCGAGGGGCTCCCGGCCCACGTCGAGGTCACGACCGAGGACATCTCGGACGCCCTGGCGCGTCGCCGTCTCGGCTACGGCCGAGGCGCCCGGATGAAGTTCGAGGCCGACGGGGTCCGCGTGATCGGCGGGCTTCGGCACGGCCGCACGCAGGGCGGCCCCGTCGCGATCGAGGTCGGCAACACCGAGTGGCCCAAGTGGGAGCGCGTGATGGCCGCCGACCCGATCGACCCGGCCGAGCTCGAGTCGCTCGCGCGCAACGCGCCGCTCACCCGGCCGCGCCCCGGGCACGCCGACCTGGTCGGCATGCAGAAGTACGCCTTCGAAGACGCCCGGCCGATCCTCGAGCGGGCCTCGGCCCGCGAGACCGCGGCTCGGGTTGCGCTGGGCACCGTGGCGTCCAAGTTCCTCCAGCAGACCGTCGGTGCCCGCATCGTCTCCCACGTCGTCGCCCTGGGCGGGGTGAAGGCGCCGTACGGCCTGGTCCCCGACCCCGACGACGTCGCGAAGCTGGACGCCGACCCGGTGCGCTGCCTCGACCCCGAGGCCAGCGCGGCGATGGTCGCGCGCATCGACCAGGCCCACAAGGACGGCGACACCCTCGGCGGCGTCGTCGAGGTCGCGGTCCACGGGCTGCCGCCCGGCCTGGGCTCCCACGTGCACGGCGACCGGCGGCTCGACGCGCGCCTCGCCGGCGCACTCATGGGGATCCAGGCGATCAAGGGAGTCGAGCTCGGTGACGGCTTCGACCTCGCCCACGTCCCGGGCTCGGAGGCACACGACGAGATCGTCGACGAAGGCCAGGGGATCCGCCGGGTGACCGGACGGTCCGGCGGCATCGAGGGCGGCATGAGCACGGGGGAGGTGCTGCGCGTGCGCGCGGCGATGAAGCCGATCGCCACCGTTCCGCGCGCCCTGCGCACCGTGGACGTCGCGACCGGTGAGGCCACCGTCGCCCATCACCAGCGTTCCGACGTGTGTGCCGTACCCGCAGCCGGCATCGTCGCGGAGGCGATGGTCGCGTTGGTGCTCGCCGAGGCGGTCGTCGAGAAGTTCGGCGGCGACTCGGTGATGGAGACCCGGCGCAACGCCGAGAGCTACCTCGACACCCTCCGCTACCGGTGA
- a CDS encoding ribbon-helix-helix protein, CopG family, with the protein MVAEGQIRQWADEAEAGYDVEELKRRGRGRPGRGAEPMQVVAVRLTAEELAAVDAVAERENISRSEAIRRALAGFAA; encoded by the coding sequence ATGGTGGCGGAGGGACAAATCCGGCAATGGGCTGATGAGGCCGAAGCTGGCTACGACGTCGAGGAGTTGAAGCGTCGCGGCCGCGGTCGACCCGGACGTGGCGCGGAGCCCATGCAGGTCGTGGCCGTGCGCCTTACCGCAGAAGAGTTGGCCGCCGTGGACGCCGTAGCCGAACGAGAGAACATCTCCCGCTCAGAGGCGATCCGTCGAGCCTTGGCGGGGTTCGCTGCGTGA
- a CDS encoding prepilin peptidase → MTTDPLAYAVLVPLCALLGLLVPGIVRRVPEPPAPEPDEIRADEPPKELYADVAARRWVRPGAVIFGALTGAAYAAGVGLDWELVFLLPIVPVGLALGAIDWRTKLLPYVLVAPLYPLTALLVVVVAAIEWDADILLRALVGWLATFAVYFALNWVAPGGFGYGDVRLSGVLGMAGGAVSWTALVAAATGGFFAMALLSIPLLLFGVIDRKDHVPFGPFMLVGAAAGIALAPVLAAGTAY, encoded by the coding sequence GTGACCACCGACCCGTTGGCGTACGCCGTCCTCGTCCCGCTCTGCGCCCTGCTCGGTCTCCTGGTGCCGGGGATCGTGCGTCGGGTCCCTGAGCCGCCCGCGCCGGAGCCGGACGAGATCCGCGCGGACGAGCCCCCGAAGGAGCTGTACGCCGACGTGGCCGCCCGGCGGTGGGTCCGTCCCGGCGCGGTGATCTTCGGTGCGCTCACGGGCGCAGCCTACGCCGCCGGCGTCGGCCTCGACTGGGAGCTGGTCTTCCTGTTGCCGATCGTGCCGGTGGGGCTCGCGCTCGGCGCGATCGACTGGCGCACGAAGCTGCTGCCCTACGTGCTGGTCGCGCCGCTGTATCCATTGACCGCGTTGCTCGTGGTGGTGGTGGCGGCGATCGAGTGGGACGCCGACATCCTGCTGCGTGCGCTTGTCGGCTGGCTGGCGACCTTCGCCGTCTACTTCGCGCTCAACTGGGTCGCCCCGGGCGGCTTCGGCTATGGCGACGTCCGGCTCTCCGGCGTGCTGGGCATGGCTGGGGGAGCGGTCAGCTGGACCGCCCTGGTCGCCGCGGCTACCGGCGGGTTCTTCGCGATGGCGCTGCTGTCCATCCCGCTGCTGCTGTTCGGCGTGATCGACCGCAAGGACCACGTGCCGTTCGGGCCGTTCATGCTCGTCGGCGCGGCCGCCGGCATCGCGCTGGCGCCGGTGCTCGCTGCGGGTACGGCGTACTAG
- the aroB gene encoding 3-dehydroquinate synthase, whose protein sequence is MTTDPVTGTTRLHVGGAAPYDVLVGHGLTGTLLAGLPAMLGEDAQRVAVIHPRTLVARATALREALLREGYDARTIEVPDGEAAKQAEVAAFCWSVLGEAGFTRSDAVITLGGGATTDLGGFVAATWLRGVRVVHVPTTLLAMVDAAVGGKTGINTAAGKNLVGSFHEPAGVLCDLESLTTLPHNELVSGLAEVVKCGFIADPRILELVEADPGAATDPTSPELRELVVRGIQVKIDVVVDDLRETGGSGGHPGREALNYGHTLGHAIERAEDYRFRHGAAVAIGMRYVAEVARLAGRLDDETADRHERVLDLVGLPTGYRADRWDELHAAMKVDKKSRGNTLRFVVLDGLARPTVLAGPDEELLRTAYERIGTPAQSR, encoded by the coding sequence ATGACCACCGATCCCGTCACCGGCACGACCCGCCTCCACGTCGGGGGCGCCGCGCCGTACGACGTCCTGGTCGGCCACGGTCTGACCGGCACGCTGCTGGCGGGCCTGCCCGCGATGCTGGGCGAGGACGCCCAGCGGGTCGCGGTGATCCACCCGCGCACCCTCGTCGCCCGCGCAACCGCGCTGCGCGAGGCACTGCTGCGCGAGGGGTACGACGCCCGCACGATCGAGGTCCCGGACGGCGAGGCCGCCAAGCAGGCGGAGGTCGCGGCGTTCTGCTGGTCGGTGCTGGGGGAGGCGGGGTTCACGCGCTCCGACGCCGTGATCACCCTCGGTGGTGGCGCAACGACCGACCTCGGTGGGTTCGTGGCCGCGACCTGGCTGCGGGGGGTGCGGGTCGTGCACGTCCCCACCACGCTGCTCGCGATGGTCGACGCCGCCGTCGGTGGCAAGACCGGGATCAACACCGCCGCCGGCAAGAACCTCGTCGGGTCGTTCCACGAGCCGGCCGGCGTGCTGTGCGACCTGGAGTCGCTCACGACACTGCCCCACAACGAGCTCGTGAGCGGGCTGGCCGAGGTCGTGAAGTGCGGCTTCATCGCCGACCCGCGCATCCTCGAGCTCGTCGAGGCCGACCCGGGCGCCGCGACCGACCCGACGAGCCCGGAGCTGCGGGAGCTGGTCGTGCGCGGCATCCAGGTCAAGATCGACGTCGTCGTCGATGACCTCAGGGAGACCGGCGGCAGCGGAGGCCACCCGGGCCGGGAGGCGCTCAACTACGGCCACACCCTCGGCCACGCGATCGAGCGCGCCGAGGACTACCGGTTCCGTCACGGCGCGGCGGTCGCGATCGGCATGAGGTACGTCGCCGAGGTCGCGCGCCTTGCGGGCCGGCTCGACGACGAGACCGCCGACCGGCACGAGCGGGTGCTGGACCTGGTCGGGCTGCCGACCGGCTACCGCGCGGACCGTTGGGACGAGCTGCACGCCGCGATGAAGGTCGACAAGAAGTCGCGCGGCAACACGCTGCGCTTCGTCGTGCTCGACGGCCTCGCGCGCCCGACGGTGCTGGCCGGGCCCGACGAGGAGCTGCTGCGCACGGCGTACGAGCGGATCGGCACGCCGGCTCAGAGCAGGTAG
- the mltG gene encoding endolytic transglycosylase MltG, which produces MSNLGLDLIGGDGNDEEPTDDAREESGRGGRRRSAPRRRVSVGCIAALVALVLVAVGLWFAVDKGRDWLDGWASDPEDYPGPGSGSVIVQVEEGDTTAAIGRTLKAANVVASVEAFTAAAAGDERSRGIQVGSYELQEEMRAADALAVLIDPDNIARTSITIPEGFRLEQILQRLAAQTDVTMRQLRRAVEAMELPPSADGNPEGYFFPATYDFPPGTTARQMLERMLQRFTDFAAELPLSDAQTVGLSEHDLVTVASIIEKEVNRPEDMPGVAEVIYNRLDGSCVASGVPQGRLQMDSTVHYASGKNDSVFTDDEMRSLESDYNTYQSNGIPPGPIASPGAAALEAALNPTSEGWCYFVAVNLETGETAFAVGQGDHNANVERLRTWCRENPGVC; this is translated from the coding sequence GTGAGCAACCTCGGACTCGACCTGATCGGTGGCGACGGCAACGACGAGGAGCCGACCGACGACGCCCGTGAGGAGTCCGGTCGCGGCGGTCGCCGGCGCTCCGCGCCCCGGCGCCGGGTGTCGGTCGGGTGCATCGCTGCGCTCGTCGCGCTCGTCCTGGTGGCGGTCGGGCTGTGGTTCGCCGTCGACAAGGGCCGCGACTGGCTCGACGGCTGGGCCTCCGACCCCGAGGACTATCCCGGCCCGGGCTCCGGCAGCGTGATCGTGCAGGTTGAGGAGGGCGACACCACCGCCGCGATCGGCCGCACGCTGAAGGCCGCCAACGTCGTCGCCAGCGTCGAGGCGTTCACCGCCGCAGCCGCCGGTGACGAGCGCTCGCGCGGCATCCAGGTCGGGTCCTACGAGCTGCAGGAGGAGATGCGGGCCGCCGATGCACTGGCGGTGCTGATCGACCCCGACAACATCGCCCGAACCTCCATCACGATCCCCGAGGGCTTCCGCCTCGAGCAGATCCTCCAGCGGCTCGCTGCCCAGACCGACGTGACGATGCGCCAGCTGCGCCGCGCGGTGGAGGCGATGGAGCTGCCGCCGTCGGCCGACGGCAACCCGGAGGGCTACTTCTTCCCGGCGACCTACGACTTCCCGCCCGGCACCACGGCACGTCAGATGCTGGAGCGGATGCTGCAGCGGTTCACCGACTTCGCCGCCGAGCTGCCGCTGTCGGACGCCCAGACGGTCGGCCTCTCCGAGCACGACCTGGTGACCGTGGCGAGCATCATCGAGAAGGAGGTCAACCGCCCCGAGGACATGCCCGGGGTGGCCGAGGTGATCTACAACCGGCTCGACGGGTCCTGCGTCGCCAGCGGCGTACCTCAGGGCCGGCTGCAGATGGACTCGACGGTGCACTACGCCTCGGGCAAGAACGACTCGGTCTTCACCGATGACGAGATGCGCTCGCTGGAGTCGGACTACAACACCTACCAGTCCAACGGCATCCCGCCCGGACCGATCGCGTCGCCCGGTGCCGCGGCACTCGAAGCCGCGCTCAACCCCACCAGCGAGGGCTGGTGCTACTTCGTGGCGGTGAACCTCGAGACCGGTGAGACCGCGTTCGCCGTCGGCCAGGGCGACCACAACGCCAACGTCGAGCGGCTGCGCACCTGGTGCCGCGAGAACCCGGGAGTCTGTTGA
- a CDS encoding FAD-dependent monooxygenase, producing the protein MAQHDVVVVGGGPTGLMLAGELALAGVDVAIVERRADQVLTGARAGGLHARSIEALDQRGIADRFLAEGQVVQVAGFAGVTFDLTGFPTRHPYGLGLWQNHIERLLADWVAGFPVVRYAGREVVALDQDEQRVDLRLADGGVLRAAYVVGCDGGRSTVRKVVGIDFVGWEPSMSALIAEVEMTEAPELGTRRDAAGIHALGRVDYEIRDGAVVFADHGPVRVMVTEQQAVRAGAATEEATIEDVRTALMGVYGTDFGAHSPLSISRFTDATRQAESYRRGRVLLAGDAAHIHSPVGGQGLNTGLQDAQNLGWKLAQVVRGISPDALLDSYHAERHPVAARVLRDTMAQVALTRPGDARHEMLRETVAELVDREPTRTAYAARMSGLGIRYDLGEGHPLLGRRMPDLDLELPDGPRRVFELLHAARPVLLDLGTPGALAASGWSDRVRVVAAAYDGTWELPALGTVTPPTAVLIRPDGYVAWVGEGMAVGLDAALRRWCGEPA; encoded by the coding sequence GTGGCGCAGCACGACGTGGTGGTCGTGGGCGGTGGGCCGACAGGACTGATGCTCGCCGGGGAGCTGGCACTGGCCGGCGTCGACGTCGCGATCGTCGAGCGCCGCGCCGACCAGGTGCTGACCGGCGCGCGGGCCGGCGGGCTGCACGCGCGCTCGATCGAGGCACTCGACCAGCGCGGCATCGCCGACCGGTTCCTCGCCGAGGGCCAGGTCGTGCAGGTGGCAGGCTTCGCCGGTGTCACCTTCGACCTCACCGGCTTCCCGACGCGGCATCCCTACGGTCTCGGGCTGTGGCAGAACCACATCGAGCGCCTCCTCGCCGACTGGGTCGCGGGGTTTCCTGTTGTCCGGTACGCCGGGCGCGAGGTGGTGGCCCTCGACCAGGACGAGCAGCGCGTCGATCTGCGGCTCGCGGACGGCGGCGTCCTGCGGGCGGCGTACGTCGTGGGCTGCGACGGGGGCCGGAGCACGGTGCGCAAGGTGGTCGGCATCGACTTCGTCGGATGGGAGCCCTCGATGAGCGCGCTGATCGCCGAGGTGGAGATGACTGAAGCGCCGGAGCTGGGGACGCGCCGGGACGCCGCGGGGATCCACGCGCTGGGACGGGTGGACTACGAGATCCGCGACGGGGCAGTCGTCTTCGCCGATCACGGCCCGGTGCGGGTGATGGTGACCGAGCAGCAGGCCGTCCGTGCTGGCGCCGCGACCGAGGAGGCGACGATCGAGGACGTCCGGACCGCTCTCATGGGCGTCTACGGCACCGACTTCGGCGCTCACAGCCCGCTGTCGATCTCGCGCTTCACCGATGCGACGCGCCAGGCCGAGTCCTACCGTCGCGGCCGCGTGCTGCTCGCCGGCGACGCGGCCCACATTCACTCTCCGGTCGGCGGCCAGGGACTCAACACCGGCCTGCAGGACGCGCAGAACCTCGGGTGGAAGCTCGCCCAGGTGGTGCGCGGCATCTCCCCCGACGCGCTGCTCGACAGCTATCACGCCGAACGGCATCCGGTGGCCGCTCGCGTCCTGCGCGACACCATGGCGCAGGTCGCGCTCACCCGTCCCGGCGACGCCCGCCACGAGATGCTCCGGGAGACCGTCGCCGAGCTCGTCGACCGCGAGCCGACCCGGACGGCGTACGCCGCGCGGATGTCGGGTCTCGGCATCCGCTACGACCTCGGCGAGGGACACCCGTTGCTCGGCCGGCGCATGCCCGACCTCGACCTGGAGCTCCCCGACGGACCGCGACGCGTCTTCGAGCTGCTGCACGCCGCCCGGCCCGTCCTGCTCGACCTGGGCACCCCCGGCGCTCTGGCGGCATCGGGGTGGTCGGACCGCGTGCGGGTCGTCGCGGCGGCGTACGACGGAACGTGGGAACTGCCGGCGCTCGGGACCGTGACACCCCCGACGGCGGTGCTCATCCGCCCGGACGGCTACGTCGCCTGGGTCGGTGAGGGCATGGCTGTCGGGCTCGACGCTGCGCTGCGCCGGTGGTGCGGGGAGCCGGCCTGA
- a CDS encoding SigE family RNA polymerase sigma factor yields MTRNDEFSQFVAARWSRLVRAAVLLGCSPAEAEDVVQTALMRCLVHWRKVQRADDRDGYVHRVLFNTFTSSRRRRWTGERATADLPDTPNPDQTAAVDTTDVVLRSLDRLNGDQRTVVVLRYYAHLSEHQTAAALGVATGTVKSRLSRALKVLAEDPHLAELRGAP; encoded by the coding sequence ATGACCAGGAACGACGAGTTCAGCCAGTTCGTCGCGGCTCGGTGGTCGCGGTTGGTGCGGGCTGCTGTCTTGCTTGGTTGTTCACCTGCGGAGGCGGAGGACGTGGTGCAGACGGCCCTGATGCGCTGCCTCGTTCACTGGCGCAAGGTGCAACGAGCCGATGATCGTGACGGCTATGTACACCGTGTCCTGTTCAACACGTTCACCTCTTCACGCCGACGACGCTGGACAGGCGAACGCGCCACAGCTGACCTGCCCGACACGCCCAACCCCGACCAAACTGCGGCTGTCGACACCACCGATGTGGTGTTGCGCAGTCTCGACCGTCTCAACGGTGATCAGAGGACGGTCGTGGTGCTGCGCTACTACGCCCACCTGAGCGAGCATCAGACGGCCGCGGCGCTCGGAGTGGCAACAGGAACCGTGAAGAGCCGCCTGTCGCGAGCGCTGAAGGTCCTCGCCGAAGACCCCCACTTGGCCGAACTGCGAGGAGCACCATGA
- a CDS encoding shikimate dehydrogenase yields the protein MVAAGTRCAVLGSPIAHSLSPVLHRAAYAELGLSDWTYDAVEVREDSLAGFLDGLDDSWRGLSLTMPLKRTVLPLVDEVSKRAELAGAANTVVLEGGRRVVDNTDIPGAAAALRERYAGPVGSAVVLGGGATATSLLLALTELGCREAVLAVRDPARATETVEAVGRHPDAPRLEVVRLDEIGAGTNPACDVLVSTIPAAAQTSDLLDRLPLPAVTFEVVYDPWPTPLAASAAGPLVSGLDLLVHQAVLQVELMTGRSVGVEVLRRAGESALAERAEAGA from the coding sequence ATGGTCGCTGCCGGGACGCGCTGCGCCGTCCTGGGGTCGCCGATCGCTCACTCGCTCTCGCCGGTGCTGCACCGGGCGGCGTACGCAGAGCTCGGGTTGTCCGACTGGACCTACGACGCCGTCGAGGTGCGTGAGGACTCACTCGCCGGGTTCCTCGACGGGCTCGACGACAGCTGGCGCGGGCTGAGCCTGACGATGCCGTTGAAGCGCACGGTCCTGCCCCTGGTCGACGAGGTCTCGAAGCGCGCAGAGCTGGCCGGCGCCGCCAACACCGTCGTGCTCGAAGGCGGGCGGCGCGTGGTCGACAACACCGACATCCCGGGCGCGGCTGCGGCGCTGCGGGAGCGGTACGCCGGCCCGGTCGGGTCGGCCGTCGTGCTCGGCGGGGGAGCGACGGCGACGTCGCTGCTGCTCGCGCTCACCGAGCTCGGCTGCCGCGAGGCTGTGCTGGCCGTACGGGACCCCGCGCGGGCGACCGAGACCGTCGAGGCGGTCGGGCGGCACCCGGACGCGCCGCGCCTGGAGGTCGTGCGGCTCGACGAGATCGGGGCCGGCACCAACCCGGCCTGCGACGTGCTGGTCTCGACCATCCCAGCCGCGGCGCAGACCTCCGACCTCCTGGACCGGCTGCCACTGCCGGCGGTCACCTTCGAGGTCGTCTACGACCCCTGGCCGACGCCGTTGGCGGCATCAGCCGCCGGGCCGCTGGTGAGTGGGCTCGACCTGCTCGTGCACCAGGCGGTGCTCCAGGTCGAGCTCATGACCGGGCGGTCGGTCGGTGTGGAGGTGTTGCGGCGCGCGGGGGAGTCGGCGCTTGCGGAGCGCGCGGAGGCCGGGGCGTGA